actaaaactcACCAGAGCCATGGCTGTTCCAGAAAAACGTTTCGCTCAGACTTTAGATCTGAAATATGCaaagccaaaaaaaaacccaaacttTGTTATCAGCATTACAGTGGAAAAAAATTGGTAGATGCGAAGAGAAGACTTTTGACTTCAATTTTCTcgagaaacaaacagaaagTGAGAGAGACCTGTGAGGCGGAGCGTTCTTCCGAGAGAGAAGTTAGAGAGCAAGAGACGATATACTGATATAGGGAAAGCCAAGAGCTAGGGTTTTTGTTGCGACTGAAAAATGACTAAAGCGATTtatgggtcgggtcatatttTCACTTTTGGCTACATCCGGCCCATTTTCAGCCCTCCGTACATTCTGGTTATTTTTAATCCATTTTATGCTCGGCCCAATCCCCACAGGAGTTGGATTGAAATTTCCGATTCCGCCATTAAACTTTCCGTTCTgactccaattttttttttaatttactagcatatgggcacacacaaagtgtgagaaaattttttatttttgtttttgaaatagaaagaaagaggaagagacTGATAGAGAACGTGGGAGtgggaatttttttatttttttttataatttagaaatatgttatgattacatgtagatgaggttttgaaaaaaaaaacagcaaaatttagttgtgtgaaattatatttctgtctcatatttcttattcctgttttgttttaattagagaattaaattggtaatttcataggattttAGTTGAGAATGAGtgctttattaattagtagagattattATTAAAATGAGGGAGAGTTTTGTATTCGGGATGTAGGAGCATTATCCACAGATATTGGACTACATACCACATATTATTGAATACGAACATTTCCAAGTTTATAATCTGAATCTTTTGTATTGATTccaaaaattctaaatttataaCTTAACTTTTGTATTGTATGGTTTCGTAATTAAATACCCTTATCATAATATTTGCAACCCACATGAATAGGAACCCACATAATTTTCGCTAGTAGCCATAAGAGTATcttcaaatgagatgtcaaattttaaacataaaatttaaatttgacagcTTATATAGCATTTTGAcatcttttaaagttttattgtcCATCCCGATatgtcaaaataaatttttattttattttattataatataaatgattaaattaaaaaaacttagTAAAAGGCATTTAATAATTATGAAATCTGGACCGTTCACCATTTCTTTTTAACAAGAGGGGACCGTTCACTTATCTCGATTGAACAAAAGGAAACGGGTCAACAACAACATTAATTGCAATGATGattaaaccaataaaaaattaataaaaagcattaataattaattttgaaactgctgtcaaatttgatagCAACTCCCTTACTACCAATTCATGTCATTGCCACATAAGATTTGATATTTCGGTTGGAGAACATTAGTGTGgtctttttttactgttatagcTTATGTAGACATTTTGACATATCTTTTAGAGATACTCTAAATGGTTGCAAAGTGAAAGCCCATTATAAACCCACATGATGGGTAAGAAAATCGTCTCACATACTAATCACAGTTTTCCTATCGTCACTTtgcattaatttcattttgtagatCATTACTTGTCACTCAGCAGTTCTTATTCAAATTCTCCACATAGGCCTTGAGCTCTTGATAGCACCCAACTTCGACCTAAAGTTTCacaaaaattattggccaaaaccaaattttctaacaaataaTGTTTGAGAAAGcatcttaataaaaaaaaaattccataatCCACAAAGAAATCTTTACATATTTACATTGCAATGAAGGAcacattacaaaaaaaaaaaaaaaatggaaaaagttAACCTGCAGGCATATCAAATTTTCTACCGTTTAGTTCTGAAAAAGCAACGCCAGGATCCTTGCCCTCTTTCATGTCCCTCCTAATTTTCTCTACCTTGTCAAGCATTCCTTTAACCGCTATGTCAAATGCATCTTCAACTGTCTCCAGTCTTGGTGCCATTGGATTTGCATATATCACTCTCGGAATCAATCTTACAACTTCCTTTCTCATTGCTACCACTTGATGCTTCGGAATTCGAAGCAGCGTCTCGTTGATGATCGCCTTTTGATCCTTGATATCGTTTTCGGATATGAACACGGAGTATTTAGATGGGGTGTTGGGGAAATGCCACAAGTATTGCACGTAGGCGGAACCCGGATGGAAGAAAACTGGAATGCAGCCTGCCAAGATGGAATCAAACGTTGATCGACGCGTGTACGAGTCTCCCGAAGGCTGCAGGCAAAAAACTGATGCTTCAAACACCTTCATTACGTTTAGAGGGTCGTCGCACTTTTTTGCACCATTGTAGCAGCTTACAAGTTTGCATGTGGCCGAAGACCGGCATTGGTTTATAATCGTATCCCGAATATTGTCTTTCGAATCGGACCTTGGTGCACCAGCGAAAGAGAAGAGGTACCGCCTTTTTCGGTTTCTCATTCTTCTCTGCCACTCGAACACCTCACTGTCCTTTGAGGGATGGAAGTATGTTGGGTATGGTATTGCCTGCTCATTGTTCCAGGAGCCCGATTCGATAGACAACAATGTCATGTTCTTGGATTCGGGCAAAAACATAAGCTTGGAACCCCAATCGGAGTTGTTGTCTGTCAGCCTCCTGAAATCCCAAGCAATCCTCCCTCCAACTAAGAAATGGTCTCTCCCCCACATTGCTTTCCATTCGGGCCTACGCGAAAGCCACTTCACCAATTCAAGAGGAGATGCATCTCTCACCGATGTGTTGTAGTCCCAGAGGTATCGTCCCACATCAAGGCCGGCATAAAAGGGTACAAATATCGCAGAGGCCAACGACGAATCATTGGTTAAACACCTGTACTTCTTCATCCTGTTATGAAAAATAACTTCCAATGAAAACTGGTTTGTAGCAAACCAACCATTTCCCACCAGTTTTCCTTTAGAATTGTGAATTCTTGGACCAAGTCCCATGTTTGACAAGTGGGAGCACATATCATTCCATCTCACGAGTGAATGGCAATTCTTGAGCAAGTCCTGGTTGAACCTCTTAGGAAGAtcataaacataaatatatcgACCGGAGCACGAATCAGCATCAGAGTTATTCTTCCCAATCTCATTAGATATCGGTTGTGCTGGTGGTGAAGATATCGATTGTACTGGTGGTGAAGATATCGATTGTACTGGTGGTGGAGATATCGGTTGTGCTGGTGGTGACTTACTAATGACAACAGACTTAACGCTATGATTTTCCTCTCTGCCATGACCAAAAAACTGTGCAGGAATAGCGTTACTAGTACTCGAATTCGTGACATTAAGCGTGAGCCAAATCTCGGTTTGATTGGATGATATTGGAGTAGAATGATCATGATAAGGAAGAGAGGTAGAATTATCTTGGTTGACTATTACGTTTGCAAAGTTGGTGATAAAATAGGTGACCTGTTGAGTATTTCTTCCGGCGCTTAGAGCCGAATAGTCGGATAAAAGCAACACGAAGACTAAAAGAAATGAAGCAATTAGGAGGAAAAACCAGGGTTGATTAT
Above is a window of Malus sylvestris chromosome 15, drMalSylv7.2, whole genome shotgun sequence DNA encoding:
- the LOC126601626 gene encoding probable xyloglucan galactosyltransferase GT14; translated protein: MKRLLVLMEKSRVAGRCHNQPWFFLLIASFLLVFVLLLSDYSALSAGRNTQQVTYFITNFANVIVNQDNSTSLPYHDHSTPISSNQTEIWLTLNVTNSSTSNAIPAQFFGHGREENHSVKSVVISKSPPAQPISPPPVQSISSPPVQSISSPPAQPISNEIGKNNSDADSCSGRYIYVYDLPKRFNQDLLKNCHSLVRWNDMCSHLSNMGLGPRIHNSKGKLVGNGWFATNQFSLEVIFHNRMKKYRCLTNDSSLASAIFVPFYAGLDVGRYLWDYNTSVRDASPLELVKWLSRRPEWKAMWGRDHFLVGGRIAWDFRRLTDNNSDWGSKLMFLPESKNMTLLSIESGSWNNEQAIPYPTYFHPSKDSEVFEWQRRMRNRKRRYLFSFAGAPRSDSKDNIRDTIINQCRSSATCKLVSCYNGAKKCDDPLNVMKVFEASVFCLQPSGDSYTRRSTFDSILAGCIPVFFHPGSAYVQYLWHFPNTPSKYSVFISENDIKDQKAIINETLLRIPKHQVVAMRKEVVRLIPRVIYANPMAPRLETVEDAFDIAVKGMLDKVEKIRRDMKEGKDPGVAFSELNGRKFDMPAG